Proteins encoded by one window of Emticicia oligotrophica DSM 17448:
- a CDS encoding YceI family protein, translated as MKKITLLAFALLASVSSFAQKWSLDKAHAKMTFTVTHLLMSEVDGVFKSFDATITSSKEDFSDAVFDLTADLKQVTTNQEMRDGHLQKADMFDTEKFPTMTFKSTGITAAGPKKYKLTGNLTLKGVTKPVTLDLTLVGTGAARDGKKLVGFKATGTVKRTDFGVGAMPSAVVSEEVELRASGEFKAN; from the coding sequence ATGAAAAAAATTACTCTTCTTGCCTTTGCTTTGTTAGCTTCAGTTTCATCTTTCGCTCAAAAATGGTCGCTTGACAAAGCTCACGCTAAAATGACTTTCACAGTTACACACTTATTAATGTCAGAAGTTGATGGCGTTTTCAAAAGCTTTGATGCTACAATTACTTCATCTAAAGAAGACTTCTCAGATGCAGTTTTTGATTTAACAGCAGATTTGAAGCAAGTAACTACCAATCAAGAAATGCGTGATGGTCACTTACAAAAGGCTGATATGTTTGATACTGAAAAGTTTCCAACAATGACTTTCAAAAGCACTGGTATTACAGCTGCTGGTCCTAAGAAATATAAATTAACAGGAAATCTTACTTTAAAAGGTGTTACGAAGCCAGTTACTTTAGACCTTACTTTAGTTGGTACTGGTGCGGCACGCGATGGTAAGAAATTAGTAGGTTTTAAAGCTACAGGTACAGTAAAACGTACTGATTTCGGTGTAGGTGCTATGCCAAGTGCAGTTGTATCTGAAGAAGTTGAACTTCGTGCATCGGGTGAATTTAAAGCAAACTAA
- the miaB gene encoding tRNA (N6-isopentenyl adenosine(37)-C2)-methylthiotransferase MiaB — translation MELVTNSLKILNEEDKKDLDVARISEDEISTAKRKLYIESYGCQMNFADSEIVASILRENDFATTSKIEEAELILLNTCAIRENAEQKVRHRLQHLVPMKQKRKNVKIGILGCMAERLKTKLLEEEKVVDMVVGPDAYRDLPNLINEVEDGQKAVNVFLSREETYADITPIRLDSNGVTAFISIMRGCDNMCSFCVVPYTRGRERSRDPHSIVKEATELFEQGYREVTLLGQNVDSYKWKSTETAQENIVTFANLLEMVALVNPDLRVRFSTSHPKDITDEVLYTIKKYDNICKYIHLPAQSGSSRILELMNRTYDREWYIGKIDRIREILGEECGISQDMIAGFCTETEEDHQDTLSLMDYVKYDYGYMFAYSERPNTPAAKKLQDDVPNEIKNRRLAEIIAKQREHSLERNQMSIGKVYKVLIEGFSKRSNEHLSGRNDQNKMIIFPKGNHQKGEYVNVMITECSSATLIGHIVE, via the coding sequence ATGGAATTAGTTACAAACTCATTAAAGATTCTCAACGAAGAAGATAAGAAAGACTTGGATGTGGCTCGCATTAGCGAAGACGAAATCAGTACGGCAAAACGCAAACTTTATATTGAAAGTTATGGATGCCAAATGAACTTCGCCGATAGTGAAATTGTGGCATCTATTCTAAGAGAAAATGATTTTGCTACCACCTCAAAAATCGAAGAAGCAGAGCTTATCTTACTAAATACTTGTGCCATTCGTGAAAATGCCGAACAAAAAGTTCGTCATCGTTTGCAGCACCTTGTTCCGATGAAACAAAAACGCAAAAATGTAAAAATTGGCATTTTGGGCTGTATGGCCGAGCGTTTGAAAACGAAACTTTTGGAAGAAGAAAAAGTGGTTGATATGGTTGTGGGTCCCGATGCCTATCGTGATTTACCAAACCTTATTAATGAAGTTGAAGATGGACAAAAGGCCGTTAACGTATTTCTTTCTCGTGAAGAAACTTATGCAGATATTACCCCTATTCGATTAGATTCTAATGGAGTTACCGCTTTTATTAGTATCATGCGTGGTTGTGATAATATGTGTAGTTTCTGCGTGGTACCTTATACCCGTGGACGTGAACGCAGCCGTGACCCACATTCTATTGTAAAAGAAGCAACCGAATTATTTGAACAAGGGTACCGTGAAGTTACTTTATTAGGTCAAAACGTAGATAGCTACAAGTGGAAGTCAACAGAAACGGCTCAAGAAAATATTGTTACTTTCGCCAATTTATTGGAAATGGTAGCTTTAGTAAATCCTGATTTACGTGTACGTTTCTCTACTTCACACCCAAAAGATATTACCGATGAAGTACTTTATACAATCAAGAAGTACGATAATATCTGTAAATACATTCACCTCCCAGCACAAAGTGGTAGCAGCCGTATTCTTGAGCTAATGAATCGTACCTATGACCGTGAATGGTATATAGGAAAAATCGACCGCATCCGTGAGATTTTGGGTGAAGAATGTGGTATTTCTCAAGATATGATAGCTGGTTTTTGTACAGAAACAGAAGAAGACCACCAAGATACGCTTTCATTGATGGATTATGTAAAGTATGATTACGGTTATATGTTCGCCTATTCTGAACGTCCAAATACACCTGCTGCTAAAAAATTACAGGATGATGTTCCAAATGAAATCAAGAATCGTCGTTTAGCCGAAATCATTGCCAAACAACGAGAACATTCTTTGGAACGTAATCAAATGTCTATCGGAAAAGTTTATAAAGTTTTAATTGAAGGATTTTCAAAACGCTCGAATGAACACCTTTCTGGAAGAAACGACCAAAATAAAATGATAATTTTCCCTAAAGGAAATCATCAAAAAGGTGAATATGTAAACGTTATGATAACTGAATGTTCTTCAGCAACTTTAATCGGACATATCGTAGAATAA
- a CDS encoding gluconate:H+ symporter has translation MPLLVTVISLLVLILLISYFKVHTFLAFLTVSFGAGIALGMNPEAILKSIQQGTGSTLGAIVAIIALGAMLGKLVAQSGAAQRISMQMMSVIGTSRVRWAFMVTGFIVGLPLFYSVGFMLLAPLAITVAYRFKLSAVYIALPMLASLSVTQGYLPPHPAPLALVKQFNADMGLTLFYGIIVSIPAILVSGAFFGAIIKKYNVLPNKSFIAPELTDEQMPSSFSSFFTVLLPIILISLASILLPYFSKDLLIHQLFVFLADPVASMFIAVVVAIYLLGIKQSKSLTEVSNLLGDSIKDVAMLFLIFGGAGALKQVLTDGGVSQSIADMMSNSSMHPLVLGWGMAAIIRVAVGSSTVAGITTAGFMLPLLASTHTEPHLMVLSIGAGSMMFSHVNDAGFWLFREYFQLSMSQTLKTWSVMEILVSVMGLLGVLFLKFVVL, from the coding sequence ATGCCTCTGCTAGTAACTGTAATTAGTCTGTTAGTGCTTATTTTACTGATTTCATATTTTAAAGTTCATACTTTTTTAGCATTCTTGACGGTTTCTTTCGGGGCAGGTATTGCGTTGGGAATGAACCCAGAAGCTATTTTAAAATCAATTCAACAAGGAACAGGAAGTACTTTAGGGGCAATTGTAGCGATTATTGCATTGGGTGCCATGTTGGGTAAGTTAGTAGCCCAAAGCGGTGCTGCACAACGAATTTCAATGCAAATGATGTCGGTTATTGGTACAAGTCGTGTTCGTTGGGCATTTATGGTTACTGGTTTCATTGTAGGTTTACCATTATTCTATTCGGTTGGCTTTATGCTGTTGGCTCCTTTAGCAATTACGGTGGCCTATCGTTTTAAACTTTCGGCAGTTTATATTGCTCTTCCAATGTTGGCTTCGCTTTCAGTAACCCAAGGATATCTACCTCCTCATCCTGCTCCATTGGCATTAGTTAAGCAATTTAATGCTGATATGGGACTAACACTTTTCTATGGTATAATTGTGTCTATTCCAGCAATCTTAGTTTCGGGAGCTTTTTTCGGGGCAATTATAAAGAAATATAATGTTTTGCCGAACAAATCTTTTATCGCTCCAGAATTAACCGATGAGCAAATGCCCTCAAGTTTCAGCAGTTTTTTTACAGTTCTGCTGCCAATTATTTTAATCAGCTTAGCATCTATTTTATTACCTTATTTTTCCAAGGATTTATTGATTCATCAATTATTTGTTTTTTTAGCTGACCCAGTGGCAAGTATGTTTATTGCAGTGGTGGTGGCAATCTATTTATTAGGTATTAAACAAAGCAAATCATTAACTGAAGTATCTAACTTACTTGGTGATTCTATTAAAGATGTGGCTATGCTGTTTTTGATTTTTGGTGGGGCTGGAGCTTTAAAACAAGTCCTTACCGATGGGGGAGTAAGTCAATCAATTGCTGATATGATGTCGAATTCATCCATGCACCCGCTTGTTTTAGGTTGGGGAATGGCTGCTATCATCAGAGTAGCGGTGGGTTCATCAACGGTGGCGGGTATCACCACCGCTGGTTTTATGTTGCCACTTTTGGCTTCTACTCATACCGAGCCTCATTTAATGGTTCTCAGTATCGGAGCTGGAAGTATGATGTTTTCCCATGTAAATGATGCTGGTTTTTGGTTATTTCGAGAGTATTTTCAACTTTCTATGAGCCAAACCCTTAAAACTTGGTCAGTCATGGAAATACTAGTTTCAGTGATGGGGCTTTTAGGGGTTTTATTTCTGAAGTTTGTAGTTTTATAA
- a CDS encoding DEAD/DEAH box helicase, with translation MQFNEFNLHDDVLSGIDAMSYLQATPIQEQAIPIILSGKDLIASAQTGTGKTAAYLIPILDFIARNPSDYTTALILVPTRELAKQIDEQIEGFSYFVSATSIAIYGGGKGEDWNQQRKALVNGADIIIATPGRLMAQIKTGEINFENLKCLVLDEADKMLDMGFAEDILFVIKHLPIQRQNLMFSATMPKKIRDFANKILKTPEEIRLSVSKPAVGIDQQFYLASDEQKLPLLLHLMKNTEAESVIIFSSQKSMIDKVVRSLNRNNIESKGISSDISQEEREESLRGFKNKQFKVLVATDVLSRGIDINNLNLVINIDVPRDAEDYIHRIGRTARAETTGTAITFINEKDQYRVANIEKLLEREVEKLNITESLGFGKAPEYNPSLGRKKNRNSKPNKKGSFNKKRFDKPKKIQTTT, from the coding sequence TTGCAATTTAACGAATTTAACCTACACGACGATGTCTTATCGGGTATCGATGCAATGAGCTATTTGCAGGCTACCCCTATTCAAGAACAAGCTATTCCTATTATACTTTCTGGTAAAGATTTAATTGCTTCAGCCCAAACAGGCACGGGTAAGACAGCGGCCTATTTAATTCCAATTTTAGATTTCATTGCTCGTAATCCAAGTGATTATACTACTGCGTTAATTTTAGTTCCTACGAGAGAACTAGCTAAACAAATTGATGAGCAAATAGAAGGATTTAGTTATTTCGTTTCAGCAACAAGTATTGCAATTTATGGCGGTGGCAAAGGCGAAGATTGGAATCAACAACGCAAGGCCTTAGTTAATGGAGCAGATATCATTATTGCTACGCCTGGTCGATTAATGGCTCAGATAAAAACTGGTGAAATAAATTTTGAAAACTTAAAGTGTTTAGTTTTAGATGAAGCAGATAAAATGCTTGATATGGGGTTTGCAGAAGATATTTTATTTGTCATCAAGCATTTACCTATTCAAAGACAAAATTTGATGTTTTCGGCAACAATGCCCAAGAAAATTAGAGACTTTGCCAATAAAATCTTAAAAACTCCAGAAGAGATTCGTTTATCAGTCTCTAAACCTGCGGTGGGTATTGACCAACAATTCTATTTGGCTTCCGACGAACAAAAGCTTCCTCTTTTATTGCATTTAATGAAAAATACTGAAGCGGAATCGGTCATTATTTTTTCTTCTCAGAAATCAATGATTGATAAAGTTGTTAGAAGTCTCAACCGAAATAATATTGAATCTAAAGGAATTTCATCTGATATTTCACAAGAAGAAAGAGAAGAGTCATTACGAGGTTTTAAGAATAAACAATTTAAAGTATTGGTTGCCACCGATGTACTTTCAAGAGGTATTGATATTAACAATTTGAATTTAGTTATCAATATTGATGTACCTCGTGATGCAGAAGATTATATTCACAGAATAGGCAGAACTGCTAGAGCAGAAACAACTGGTACGGCCATTACATTTATTAACGAAAAAGACCAATATAGGGTTGCAAATATTGAAAAGCTTTTAGAACGAGAAGTTGAAAAGTTAAATATTACAGAAAGTTTAGGTTTTGGTAAAGCACCTGAATACAATCCTTCGCTTGGAAGAAAGAAAAATAGAAACTCTAAACCGAATAAGAAAGGCTCGTTCAATAAAAAACGGTTTGATAAACCAAAGAAAATTCAAACTACCACATAA
- a CDS encoding sigma-54 interaction domain-containing protein, which translates to MSTNTELQSVKNRFGIIGNAPALNHALSVAIQVAPTDLTVLINGESGSGKESFSKIIHALSSRKHGPFIAINCGAIPEGTIDSELFGHVKGSFTGAIDDRKGYFETTNTGTIFLDEIGEMPVGTQARLLRVLENGEFIPVGSSKVKKTDVRVVAATNVKLLDAVERGRFREDLYYRLNTVPINVPPLRERGYDIELLFRKFSTDFAEKNKIRPVELTDEAGQMLMNFRFPGNIRQLKNIAEQITILEVERLITPEILSKYLPREQSSGLPTLLKGLNSEYDNVSERDILYKVLFDMRKDMTDLKKLVLSLMQGQANGIPMNNDMIQQHQDLFRGIQEENMALMPPTVYTPPQTTNNYPTFQPIENQGVIKIDSLQDDRDNVEDISHETEENSYSLEKQEKEMIVRALKKNNFKRKYAALDLGISERTLYRKIKQYDIEDE; encoded by the coding sequence ATGAGTACAAATACAGAATTACAGTCGGTCAAAAATCGCTTTGGCATCATCGGAAATGCCCCTGCTCTCAACCACGCACTTAGCGTGGCGATTCAGGTTGCCCCTACCGATTTGACTGTACTGATTAATGGAGAAAGCGGTAGTGGGAAAGAATCATTTTCAAAAATTATCCACGCACTAAGTTCACGCAAACACGGTCCTTTCATTGCTATCAACTGTGGAGCAATTCCAGAAGGAACCATCGACTCCGAATTATTTGGGCACGTAAAAGGCTCATTTACAGGGGCAATTGATGATAGAAAGGGTTATTTTGAAACTACTAATACGGGTACTATTTTTCTGGATGAAATTGGTGAAATGCCCGTAGGTACGCAAGCCCGCTTACTTCGTGTACTTGAAAATGGCGAGTTTATTCCAGTAGGTTCTTCAAAAGTGAAGAAAACTGATGTGAGAGTGGTAGCAGCTACCAATGTAAAATTACTTGATGCTGTTGAACGTGGGCGTTTCCGTGAAGATTTATATTATCGTTTGAATACTGTACCAATCAATGTTCCTCCATTACGCGAACGTGGATATGATATTGAATTGCTTTTCAGAAAATTCTCAACTGATTTTGCTGAAAAAAACAAAATCCGTCCCGTAGAATTGACTGATGAAGCAGGGCAAATGTTGATGAATTTTAGGTTTCCGGGAAATATTCGACAGCTAAAAAATATTGCCGAACAAATTACTATCCTAGAAGTAGAACGCTTAATTACACCAGAAATTTTATCAAAATATCTTCCGCGTGAACAATCGAGTGGCCTACCAACGCTTTTGAAAGGTCTGAATTCAGAATATGATAACGTCTCAGAAAGAGATATTCTTTACAAGGTTTTATTTGACATGAGAAAAGATATGACTGACCTCAAGAAGTTAGTTTTATCACTCATGCAAGGGCAGGCCAATGGCATACCTATGAATAATGATATGATTCAGCAGCATCAAGATTTATTTAGAGGTATTCAAGAAGAAAACATGGCCCTTATGCCGCCAACTGTTTATACGCCTCCTCAAACTACCAATAATTACCCAACATTTCAACCAATTGAAAATCAAGGTGTTATAAAAATAGATAGTCTTCAAGATGACCGAGATAACGTAGAGGATATCTCTCATGAAACTGAAGAAAATTCTTATTCACTGGAAAAGCAAGAAAAAGAAATGATAGTGAGGGCCTTAAAGAAAAATAATTTCAAGCGAAAATATGCCGCACTTGATTTAGGAATTTCAGAACGAACACTTTATCGAAAAATCAAACAATATGATATTGAAGATGAGTAA
- a CDS encoding LptE family protein, translating into MKNKEWKMKNVNDIFFNKKLALIHYSLFISLLFLSSCKIYSFTGTTLSKDLKTITIQNFVMNTAGGPANLTLTFTEKLKEYYQRNTSLKLKPNDADLLLEGAITGYELTPVSATSGDKAALNRLTIRVEVRFFNAKNEDENFEKEFSFYQDFPQEQTLAQVEGSLVPKIIDQLVLNIFNDTAAQW; encoded by the coding sequence ATGAAAAATAAAGAATGGAAGATGAAGAATGTTAATGATATTTTTTTCAACAAAAAATTAGCCCTTATTCATTATTCATTATTCATTAGCTTATTATTTCTCAGTTCTTGTAAAATTTATTCGTTTACAGGCACAACACTTTCCAAAGATTTGAAAACTATCACCATTCAAAACTTTGTAATGAACACCGCTGGTGGGCCTGCCAATTTAACGCTTACTTTTACAGAGAAATTAAAAGAATATTATCAGCGTAATACAAGTTTAAAACTCAAACCTAATGATGCTGATTTATTACTTGAAGGAGCTATAACAGGTTATGAATTAACTCCCGTATCAGCAACGTCGGGTGATAAAGCGGCACTTAACCGATTAACCATTAGAGTAGAAGTAAGGTTTTTTAATGCAAAAAATGAAGATGAAAACTTTGAAAAAGAGTTTTCGTTTTATCAAGATTTCCCGCAAGAACAAACCCTTGCTCAAGTGGAAGGAAGTTTAGTACCGAAAATTATTGACCAATTGGTACTAAACATTTTTAACGATACCGCAGCTCAATGGTAA
- a CDS encoding dienelactone hydrolase family protein: MNQEIINLFDEYTHKPLSRSEFMQRLTKLTGGTAAALAVLPLLEVNYSNAVTIAEDDEDIITEEVSFEGDGTVMKAYLAKPKKINGKIGTVLVIHENRGLNPHIKDVTRRVAKAGYIALGVDALSPFGGTPSNEDEARGLFGKLDAQKNLNNFLKGLDYLRSLSSSNGKTACVGFCWGGGMANQLAVNSPKLNAAVAYYGRQAEAVDVPKIKAALQLHYGGLDERVNAGIPAYEAALKSAGIKHEIYIYEGANHAFNNDTAPTRYNPEAAKLAWERTLRLFKETIS, translated from the coding sequence ATGAATCAAGAAATTATTAACCTATTCGACGAGTACACGCACAAACCACTTTCAAGAAGCGAGTTTATGCAGCGTTTAACAAAACTTACAGGGGGTACTGCCGCTGCACTTGCAGTTTTGCCCTTGTTAGAAGTTAATTATTCAAATGCAGTTACTATTGCCGAAGACGATGAAGATATCATTACTGAAGAGGTATCTTTCGAAGGCGATGGAACTGTAATGAAAGCTTATCTGGCTAAGCCTAAGAAAATTAATGGAAAAATTGGGACTGTTTTAGTGATTCATGAAAACCGTGGGTTAAATCCTCATATCAAAGATGTTACACGTAGAGTTGCAAAAGCAGGGTATATCGCACTGGGAGTTGATGCACTTTCACCCTTTGGAGGTACACCATCTAATGAAGATGAAGCACGCGGTTTATTCGGAAAACTAGATGCACAAAAGAATCTCAACAACTTTTTAAAAGGATTGGATTACTTACGTTCACTTTCTTCGTCAAATGGTAAAACTGCCTGTGTTGGTTTTTGTTGGGGTGGGGGAATGGCCAATCAATTGGCTGTAAATTCACCGAAACTAAATGCAGCAGTAGCATATTATGGGCGTCAAGCTGAAGCTGTTGATGTGCCTAAAATAAAAGCGGCTTTACAATTGCATTACGGTGGTTTAGATGAACGTGTGAATGCTGGAATTCCTGCTTATGAAGCAGCACTAAAATCGGCTGGAATTAAACATGAAATTTATATTTATGAGGGTGCAAATCATGCATTTAATAACGATACTGCCCCTACAAGATATAATCCAGAAGCAGCAAAACTTGCTTGGGAGCGAACTTTACGTTTGTTTAAAGAAACAATATCTTAA
- a CDS encoding TetR/AcrR family transcriptional regulator, which yields MKQQNSQTEEKILEAAEKIFLRDGYGDARMQDIADLAGINKALLHYYFRSKDNLFEYIFEKKISVMFPKMEELFGQNLSFYETICAFIEKYVSILADNPYMPFFVMSTINRADRKDFIKKLPVSLNQKLIELYMKDLSEKKVREVNPIQLIISIISMCAFPFMARPVIKEITKIDEEQFKMLMNFRVAEIQQYIKYILIPNS from the coding sequence ATGAAACAACAAAATAGCCAAACCGAAGAAAAAATATTAGAAGCTGCCGAAAAGATATTTTTGAGAGATGGATACGGCGACGCTCGCATGCAAGATATTGCTGATTTGGCAGGAATTAACAAGGCTTTGTTACACTATTATTTTCGTTCAAAGGATAATTTATTTGAATATATTTTTGAAAAGAAAATAAGTGTGATGTTTCCGAAGATGGAGGAATTATTTGGCCAAAATCTTTCATTTTATGAAACAATCTGTGCATTTATTGAAAAATATGTGTCGATTCTGGCAGATAATCCTTATATGCCTTTTTTTGTGATGTCAACTATCAATCGAGCTGATAGAAAGGATTTTATTAAGAAACTCCCTGTTTCTCTCAATCAAAAACTAATTGAACTTTACATGAAAGATTTATCTGAAAAGAAGGTAAGGGAAGTAAATCCGATTCAGCTAATCATTTCAATAATTAGTATGTGTGCTTTTCCGTTTATGGCAAGGCCTGTTATTAAAGAAATTACCAAAATTGATGAAGAACAGTTCAAAATGCTTATGAATTTTAGAGTTGCTGAAATTCAACAATATATCAAATACATTCTTATTCCTAATAGTTGA
- the secG gene encoding preprotein translocase subunit SecG, with translation MYTTVLVLMVIIAILLVLVIMIQNPKGGGLSSEFGGAGAQMFGVQRTGDILEQLTWGFFAFIIVGALTVGIFADKTGASAEDNGLNVEKAQARPTAPATTPAAAPATGNTPAGTTPAPAAQPK, from the coding sequence ATGTACACTACAGTTTTAGTTTTAATGGTAATTATCGCCATCTTATTAGTTTTAGTGATTATGATTCAAAATCCTAAAGGCGGTGGTCTTTCGAGTGAATTTGGTGGTGCAGGTGCACAAATGTTCGGAGTTCAACGTACAGGAGATATACTTGAGCAACTTACTTGGGGCTTTTTTGCTTTCATTATTGTAGGTGCTCTTACTGTAGGCATTTTTGCTGATAAAACTGGTGCTTCTGCCGAAGATAATGGTTTAAATGTTGAAAAAGCACAAGCTCGTCCAACTGCTCCAGCGACAACTCCAGCAGCAGCTCCTGCAACTGGTAACACGCCAGCCGGAACAACTCCAGCTCCAGCAGCTCAACCAAAGTAA
- a CDS encoding TolC family protein: MKQLSTLLTFVLLLKGFLVSGQTSLQSCIDLAERNNPQAKLLPLVAEAEALQIAALNKNYLPQTSVGGQATWQSAVTSLPISLPNIKVPTISKDQYKATLEVTQTVWDGGLTKSQKQIATASANADSRNIESNLYLIREQISNLYFGILLAEKQFQNTEIIKNDIESQLKKQSANLDNGTAIKSNLMMLEARLIELKQQQREIKSRKLAALKGLSILTGKEFLENTVLEEPRLAMAENAGIDRPELKYFDAQKSLAEANKLGIKSKYAPKLNLFATGGYGRPGLNMLSPDFATYFIGGVSLRIPLSNFYLKTKTSDLRQIDINKEKIEQQKALFLQQTQLKLATQNEDFLKLQDQIKEDQRLIEIRGYMKKVAENRLENGMITVSDYITEVDNESIAKQNLSLHQIQQMQIINNIKILKGN; the protein is encoded by the coding sequence ATGAAACAATTAAGCACTTTACTTACTTTCGTGCTGCTATTGAAGGGTTTCTTAGTTTCGGGGCAAACTTCGCTGCAATCTTGTATTGATTTGGCGGAAAGAAATAATCCTCAAGCTAAACTTTTACCATTGGTTGCAGAGGCTGAAGCCTTGCAAATAGCAGCATTGAATAAAAATTATCTACCACAAACCTCTGTGGGTGGTCAAGCTACTTGGCAATCGGCCGTAACAAGTTTGCCCATTTCATTGCCCAATATTAAGGTTCCTACTATTTCTAAAGACCAATATAAGGCAACTTTAGAAGTAACTCAAACAGTTTGGGACGGTGGCTTAACCAAAAGTCAAAAACAAATAGCAACTGCATCTGCAAATGCCGATTCTCGAAATATTGAAAGCAATTTGTATCTGATTCGTGAGCAAATTTCTAACCTATATTTTGGAATTTTATTGGCAGAAAAACAATTTCAAAATACTGAAATCATTAAAAATGACATTGAAAGCCAACTAAAAAAGCAAAGTGCAAACTTAGACAATGGAACGGCAATCAAAAGCAATTTAATGATGCTTGAAGCTCGATTAATTGAGTTAAAGCAGCAGCAAAGAGAGATTAAAAGTAGAAAATTAGCCGCATTAAAAGGACTTTCAATTTTAACAGGAAAAGAGTTTTTAGAAAATACAGTTTTAGAAGAACCTCGTTTGGCAATGGCTGAAAATGCAGGTATAGACCGTCCAGAATTAAAGTATTTTGATGCACAAAAATCATTAGCAGAAGCAAATAAATTAGGCATAAAATCGAAATATGCTCCTAAGTTAAATCTTTTTGCCACGGGTGGTTATGGTCGTCCAGGTTTGAATATGCTTTCTCCAGATTTTGCCACTTATTTTATCGGTGGAGTTTCATTACGTATTCCACTTTCAAATTTTTATTTGAAAACCAAAACATCAGATTTACGCCAAATTGATATCAATAAAGAGAAAATTGAGCAACAAAAAGCCCTTTTCTTACAGCAAACTCAATTGAAATTGGCCACTCAGAACGAAGATTTTCTAAAACTTCAAGATCAAATCAAAGAAGACCAACGCCTGATTGAAATTCGTGGATACATGAAAAAAGTTGCTGAAAATCGACTTGAAAACGGCATGATTACCGTGAGCGATTATATAACAGAGGTAGATAACGAATCAATAGCTAAACAAAATTTGAGTTTACACCAAATTCAACAAATGCAGATTATCAATAATATTAAAATTTTGAAAGGAAACTAA
- a CDS encoding hemerythrin, whose translation MTTVNDLIDNSKMLQLITERLDTAPKTKKFNQLETNHELLDLILDLYNDDEDFPFEKLQKFSIEDILNYLQVTHQYYLNKKLPEIEQSLLHIFSKYGQSHQLLASLAIFFNDYKNKLVDHIRMEEKQLFPYIRKVIVASRVKPVCAEKLDLDPAFSIQQFIDGHSPIEDELKEVSRIILQYSSDDSTPLPYKVFLNQVELFELELRKHAIIEDHVLVPMVIELENKIKKV comes from the coding sequence ATGACAACAGTAAACGACCTCATTGATAATTCTAAAATGCTTCAGTTAATCACTGAGCGTTTGGACACTGCACCGAAAACGAAGAAGTTCAACCAATTGGAAACGAATCATGAACTACTTGACTTAATTTTAGATTTATACAACGATGATGAGGATTTTCCGTTTGAGAAATTACAAAAGTTTTCAATCGAAGATATACTTAATTATTTGCAGGTAACGCACCAGTATTATTTGAATAAAAAACTTCCAGAAATTGAACAATCTTTGTTACATATTTTTAGTAAATATGGGCAAAGCCATCAGTTATTAGCAAGTTTAGCGATTTTCTTTAACGATTATAAAAATAAATTAGTTGACCACATACGTATGGAGGAAAAACAATTATTCCCATACATTCGTAAAGTGATTGTTGCTTCAAGAGTAAAGCCAGTTTGTGCTGAAAAACTAGACCTTGACCCAGCGTTTTCAATCCAACAATTTATTGATGGCCACTCGCCAATAGAAGATGAACTTAAAGAGGTTAGTAGAATTATCCTTCAATATTCAAGCGATGATTCAACCCCACTACCATATAAAGTTTTTTTAAATCAAGTTGAACTATTTGAACTTGAATTGAGAAAGCATGCAATTATTGAAGACCATGTTTTAGTACCAATGGTAATTGAACTGGAGAATAAAATAAAAAAAGTATAG